CTTTAAATAACGTTGGAACTTTTGAAATCCTGGTGATTcttagatatgaaaaaaaaagtctaagaacTGAATATGAGCTTTGGTTGACCAAGAACAGAATGACATATAAATAGAGATGTTATAAGAATCGAAGTGAACTGGAGTTTTACACTCTGCTTATAGTCCAGGCCACCGCtatgtgaacagtggaaaaagtCAGAACAATCTTGCTAACTAACATGAGAAAGATGAGGTATCAATGCTGAAATAtcaactcactatgtacactTTCTGTTCACACATGTGTGTTGTAACATGCAGAAGTTGTGACATTTGAGAAGTTGAAGTCAGTAGAAAATAGGAAAATTCCTTTATGATTCTATTAAATGAATAATGGAGCCCTTTCTCTATCCTGTGTCCTTGTTCCCTGGCCACTGTGAGAGAAATGATTTGCtacaatgtttctttaaaataatttttgcacCATTATTTTGTGGTTATACATGTACTACAGGTATATGTTTTACAGGTAAGAGTTTGAAGCATCTGGTTTATACATCCCTCACACTTTGCCAAGTTTTCAAATACTTCACTCTAATCTATTCTTCCAATGCTTTTGCTCTAGCTTCTTTATAATGTGGCACTTCCATTCAGTCACATCACCTCATGATATGTTTGTATCTAcaatatataaactattttaacCAATGACTTGAAGCCCATATAAAAGATAGTAAAGAAAGCTACCGTAATAAATCTTTTGTAAATTTACCCAGCCTACAAGTCCAGGTACTTCAGAGACTTAGGTAATGTGGGCCTAATCATGAGCTAAAACCATCGGTCATCCTCAGATTGTGGGATGTTCTTTAAAATGCTATAGAAGCACATTCTTTAGCATTGTgggttcagaaaaaaaattaactcctgAGAAATAAAGATACTGAAAAACAATTACAAGCAAGTAGAGATTAAGATATGATAATAGAATAAAACATGGTATCTTGaataaaataacagaagaaaaaagtgagatgataaattgataaaatacAAATGACATGGAAAATGTTTTGAGTTCTAATGTCAAATCCTTAATGACAACAAACATGGCAGCTATTGTGAGATTACCTAACATGCTACCTGTGAAGGAGAagtatttggaattttgatataAGATTTGGCAAACCTCTTTTAAATACCAGAAAATGCTAAAACAATAATGATATTTTCAAAAGAATCCATAATATTAATAGTTTTTCTTAGTTCAGTgagaatattttacttattttcagcataatatatttaattatgagAGTTTTTTAAAAGATCCAACTTCCTCAACTGACTTgttgttttattctcttttattttcttatagacattttatattatgcaAACAACCTGTCAAATATGAATCAAATGTCTATGAAGTACCCAGATTTGCTAATAATGTCAGGAATAAGTAATGCTTTATTTCAAGAATTATTTGTCAATGATGATAGAATAGAGTCAAGTAATACTCTACTAATTCAtcacaaatcagaaaaaaaaagaaaacaaaaaatagatgCAATGAAAAACATTAGAAGCATTAAAAAGCAAGGGGACATTGCagtaaaaaagaagaataaaaaaaactaGGTTAATACACAAGTACTGCTTAATATAGATACAAAGGGAAAAGCAAACTGTGATGAGAAGTGCTACACCAAAAGGGTGGACAAGAGGGGAATTCTCTCCACAGATCTTGCTTTAAAGGGGGCAAAAAAATCCACTGGagaaaaaatacagcaaaattaAATAGTGGATAACTGACCCACAAAGCAGGTGCTGGATAATTACTCAAGGGTACTGCTATCTCATGTCACTCATTGAATATGCTGATGAAAAAGAAACACAACACAAAAGAAACTCTGAACTCAAAAAAACTCTGCTGGGAACACTAGCCAATGAAACAGAACCACTCTTGGCCTCAAACATTACAAGCTCTGCCCTCTAACCAATAAAGCAGAAAATTCTCAGAAGCACAGAGAAGGGCACAGGAGCCTGCAACCGGAGCAAACTGATATGAAAGCCTTTTGAAAAGAGAGGTGTTAATTGTACATAagatgttctactagctgggctgccttgtctgatctcagtgggagaggaaataCTTAGCCACCCAGAGACTTGATGGGCCATGGTGGGGAAGAGGGATACCCAGGGAGGCCCCAACCAGCCCAGAGAAAAcgggaaggaggaggcagggatGGATTGTGGGAGGCAGTGACAGGAGGGGGATTTGAGCCAGATGTATatagtgaataagttaaaaaaaaaaaaaaaaaaaaaaaaagatgtttaagCCAAATCTATTGACTGTGAGAGCAAGTTCCATGGTAAGATGGTATTCCATGGTATTTACAACGCTAAGATTACAGTGACTAGTTACATATCAGAGAAGTTGAAGGACTCTCAGGCAaagttgagaaaaacaaaactggtTAAGTGAAGTTATATAGAGCAACACAGGAGCCTGATGACTGGAATACTCAAATGCATTTCTTCATCTGCCTATGATTAAAACCGTGAGGCCACATTTTGCCTAAATTCAGACTCTAGGTGACATGTGGGTAAAAAGCATTATTTCCCACTTTACTGACCCACCATGAACAAGAATAAAGACTGTCACTCTTAACAGTGAATGCAGGAGAATCTGGGTGGACCTGGATTGTTCCTAGATCTGATTGATGAGTatgagaaaagacaaacaaataagaCGTTACATTTCCCTATTGGGATGTTTTATCTCAAATTTTGGTCATAAATGGCAATTAAAAACGCAGGCAGTAACCTTGAAAGAGAGAATTAGAGAGGACCTGGGAGGActtgaaaggagggaggggaaatgatataaaatatgtaaagtgtAGTAGATCGATGCTGATAATGGTTATCCATTGTCATTgttaaaattttgaagaaaaattcatctttaaatgtttttttgagaatttataatatatacacagtttACAAAATGTGATAATACACATTTAATATCAAAAGGACATCGTTTATGTgttcaagagataggagaatgtATCCTTAAGTGGCCTTCAGCAGCATCTAAAGGATGGAGGGCATGGTGAATAATTAAGAAGGGATATTAGATGCAATAAGCAGTGGGGATTtaaactgaaatgaaaaaaagaaaaaacacgtCTAACCAAAGAAGGAGTTTAAATAGAGAAGATATGCAATTTactgtgtttgtattttcttattgaagggaaaaggggaaaattaAGTTATGTGTAATGGAAAATATTGGTAAATCTTGCAATTGCTCTTCACAAAATGTCAAACTTCTAAggcttgttttattatttttatgggtatgattgttttttttattggatatttcatttaaatttcagatgttatccccttacccaattcCCCCCCAttcccaggaaccccctatcccatccccccttctcctacttctatgaggatatgcccccacccaccccaccttcactcccacatccccaccctcgaattcccacaCACACTGCgtccaaccttcatgggaccaaggaactcctttcccacctatgcccaacaaggtcatcctcccctacatatacagctggaaccatgggtccttccctatgtgctccaagactggtggtttagaccctgggagctctggttagttggtattgctgctctcctcatggggccaccaaccctttcagctccctcagctccttctctctgactcctctaCTGAGAACCCCTTgataagttcaatggttagctgtgagcatccacctctgaatatgtcagactctggcagacctttaaagagtcagctatatcaggcttctgtcagcatgcacttcctggcattcacatcagcatctacctttggtgactgcacatgggatggatacctatgTGGAAttgtctccagatggcccctccttcaggttctgtcccacactttgtttctttatttgctcccttgagtatttgttgctccttctaagatggactgaagcatccacacttggttgtccttcttcatgagcttcatatggcctgtgagttgaatcttgggtattgcaagcttctgggctaatatccaattatcagtgagttaataccatgtggttttgttgttgttgttgttgttgttgttgggttacctcactcaggatgatattttctagttccatccatttacctaagaatttctcaaattcattttttttaatagctgagtaatactacaCTGTGTAagtgtacattttctgtatccattcttctgttgaaggacatctgggttctttcgagcttctggctatcataaataaagctgctataaacatagtggagcatatgttcttgttatatattgcagcatcttctgggtttatgcccaggagtggcaaaactgggtcctcgggtaatgctatgttcagttttataaggaactgccagactgattttcagagtagttgtagcagcttgcaatcccaccaacaatggaggaatgttcctcattctccacatctttgccagcatctcctatcacctgagattttgctCAAAATTCAAATCAGAGAGCAGCGGGACTCAATTTCTTGGGGGAAATGAACAGAAAGTGCTGAAACTGGAAAAAGGAAAGTCCTCAAATCAAATTACTTGGCAGCACTTGGTATGATTTCTTGCCCTGGGACACAAAGGTATTCCAGTCTCAAGAGGCCTTCAGAAtaaaatatgcatgtgtatatatatatatatatatatatatatatatatatatatatatatttttataatgtcaTAATTCAGACTAAGAAGTGCCCGCAGGaaagcatgtagagagaataTGAGAGTTGAGGGTCTTCAGGAGATTCCCAGACAACTGATAGTGATGGTTTCTGCTTAACACTTATTTATGATAAACTTGGCACCATATTAATCTATGTCTATTATATTGAACGTTTTCACCAAATTAGAAGACAACACATGCTGTCTACATGACTCCCACTGGGTCATGAAAGAAGCATGGAGACACTTGTAAATATGATCTGTGATAGCTAacttgggtacagagctaaacaaagaattctcaactgaggtaacttgaatggccaagaagcacctaaagaaatgttcaacatccttagtcatcaggaaaatgcaaataaaaacaacactgagattccaccttacaccagtcagaatggctaagatcaaaaactcagttgatagtaaatgctgacaaggatgtgaagAGGAACACTcgtctattgttggtgggattgcaatctggtgcaaccactctggaaatcaatctggcagtccCTCAgtaaattggacatagcattacctgaggacccagctatagcactcctggacatatacacagaagacgctccaacatataacaaggacatatgctccactaagGGTTATCTACAATTATATCTGTATAATCACAACACTGTCACCATTATTTACATCTGGTTCAGATATAAATTGTGAATAGGCAATAGCAAAATCAGAGATGGTACACATCAAAAAATAAGAACTGAATCCTTTTTTTGCCACATTCCCTTTTGAGGACAGGAGAATAAACGTGTACAGAAAGAAACTAGGAATTCTCTATCCTTTGCAGCTACATCAGTGATATCAGTCAGGTCCTTTAGCTTATTAATTAGAGGCAAGGTGGGCACAATGAAATTATATCAACCTCACATGTCAACTATTCACTTATTTTGTTAAAGAATTAATCAACCAGAGTTGCTTTGGCATATATTCTAACAATGTGTTGGTTACCTCTGAGTTCCATACATGGCTTAATTTAATCAGGTCTTTTTCTTTGCTTAGTGTCAGCCATGGTTCCTTTACCAGTGATGTTATTTCTCATAACTCTGCTGCTACCATCAATGCACACTGAAGGAAGGGTGAGtgttacataaatatttatctcAAATCTACCTGACAATTGTGGGAAATGGTATATTACATAAGAATACGGAAATCCTTACAGTATAGTGGGTTACAGTATTCTCATTTGGCCTTGTAGCATATAATAGGACTACAGAGTATAGAGTAAGGTTCACTCCCTAGCATTTATAGCTATAATACACAGTAACAGCATGCAGGACCTGGACACTTAAAGAGGCAGATGTGCTACAAATACATGACACTAGGCATCAAATTTGCACACTATGGGGCTTGATAGACATGTCAGTGAGTAAGAATTAAGAGGCGAGATCAGCTATTGAACTTATCTCCAGTTACAATTATACCACTGTGAAATGTGAGAAAAAGTAGAAGAATCCATCATCCAAAGAAGGACCCTTCCTAAAATAAAGTTGAATATAAGGACCGACAGCCAATATGAGCTGCTGATCATTTTAGCATGTGAAATGTGCCTAAATCTCAAGAGATAAAGAACCATTTCTTCCTCTGTACCATGCACCTGGTTCCTAACCAAATGTGATGATGACATTGTTGTTCACTCATATTGAACttttttcatgattcttttaGCTTCTAGTTACTGCtttgatcatttatttatttttatttttcactgatTGTTTGGAGATCTCATATCATGCCCCCATCATGTTCACCTCCCAGTCTTCCTATGTTTGCCCCCTTTTCCCTTAATCTTCcccaaaatagaaaatattctattttatatggCACATATATTCaatggagcatggtcaaactcctaGTGGCCAACCCCAAAAGGAAGGATATCTCTGCCTCTATCCAAGCTAGAAGCCATCAACTAAGGAGAACTGTAAGGGAGCCTAGGGGAGTGGAGCCAGTTTTCTGACTCCTATGTAACAGCCTATTCCTTAGTGCTGTAAGCTGCTACATTGTGATCCAGCACTCCCATAAATACTATGGCTTCAGACAACAGTACTAATAATGGCCATCCACATGGGCTTTGGTGAAAACACAGGCTGCAGACATCAATAGTGGCTGCTCAGTCCCACAGGAttagttgtttcagctggatttCCGTATAAGCTGCAACCCTGGAGAAGTAGGTTCCAACCGATGCTCATAACTAAATGCAAGCAGGCAGCCTAGAGTGAGTCTACCTTCTTCAATGTCCTTCTGTAGTCCTCCAGCAGAAGATTTGGCCCAGATTAATTCTTAAAGCATCAAAGAATTCgtaacttgctttgtcccagtctgaccttgaatttagagatctgcctgcttcaaGCACTAACTTGCCTGTGCCTAAGATATTCATGGCCATtatgcttcaagatctccatgtcaagatccagttCAGAAAACTGTGTCTTCCATTCTCAAGATCTGGATGATAGGTGTGCCCTCCATGTCTGGATTTTAGTTCAttacagatgtagtcaagttgacaaccagaaacAGCCATCCCAATTTGGTTCTTCAAGGTTGTCCAATCTAGAAATTGAACCTTTCCTCATTTCACAGAACCAGGGAGTAATCCTGCAGCTGAGCAGCAGGTTCTGGAGCTGAGTCTGTGTCTGCATGAGCTCCAGGCCGCTGTTGTACACCATTTTGCCAATCTTACTGGGCAATGACAGCATGGatatcagtctgtctgtctgtctgtctgtctgtctgtctctctctctctctctctctctctctctctctctctctcacacacacacacacacacctcttatcACCATCATGTCTCTAGTTCCACCTTTCTCCATAACTCACACTGtgctgtttttctgtctttcctacATCTCCATCACAGGTTTATTTTTATAGTGGAGCTAGGCTGGCTTCCAACCTGCCTACAAAATGAACACTTAAGATTCTATCTTTTATATAGTATTATTAATACTTTTAAATGTCTGCCCTCCTAATAAAAGTTCCATTAATTCCTCACACAAACAACATCTCTTCAAAAGAATTTTTAACACAAATCAATATAGCATATGAATAGAAAATTACTATTACCATTTCTATCAGAAAATCACATTTGGAGCTTTGAAACAAattgtctttatattttatttgagttaGATTGTATAGGGGGAATTAAATGTGTATGATAACATTGGCTTAGACAAATCACAGTGGTTCTGTATTACAAACATCTAGCATATGCAGTCTTTCTATAAGAAATTGATAAGTGTCTTAGGTCTATTTGTTCAAGCACACACAAGTGGTTCTTGTTGCTGGGAACATATCAGAAGGTAGGCATAGACATATTTCAATATATGGTCAGAAGTCTCTGagcacagaactagaaaaaaattttaaacacttaATCCTATAATATAATGGAgggaacaaaaataaatcatcttGACATATCAGAGAAAATATATAGATACTGTGATTGTTTACATGGGCTTAAAGTATCACTCTTTTCCATAAAGCACCACACTACTGTGGAAATTCAAACTTTTTTAAATCTTGTTCAAACAATTCACAAGCATTTTCCTATCTGAAAATtggtctccacacacatatatctacaaGGTAAAGCATCAACTTCAAATATATCATCagagctggttttcaaaacatcagaaatccttagaattgacatgacaaacatttcagtattaatgttcattttcattagagacctgtctgctccggacagcttcctatattaaattctaagaagaaattgagcatccttggagttattccagttttggtgagacagccactaggcaagaattgccactttccttctacagacaaattactgtccagaaaaggacacacttgcagaatagttgactgattatatctgcctagacagagtaatcagcccttaataattctgcagcactaaggtctgtcagatgatcctgggccagaaggcagaagaacagatgctccaacgttttgaagtagaggaagtgtccaggtgttcagaggtctctataaattggctaagttttagaaactatgatttgtgcttcccacaattatagttaactcagtcattctggatttctgatggggttgaaaacatatagctattgaccttaagagaaaagatttgagtgaatggttgtcagctgacattcatcctaaagccaggttcagaactaaatgttctagttagaatagatgacagaggagctggttagtcaacaaaagaatggactgggtattaggactatcctgtacctcactggtacaaattggcataattaagctctaattatattttgagagaaaaatttcattttaacaggaagggtgatgtgtaggaggagctaaggtaggaggagtactgagaggaagaaaaggagtaagaagaggagaagaagaaggagaggagaagctaggtgatgaaagagagaaagaggggagagacagggaggcagatattcatgtatctccaccagtcaaagatagttgttatatctaggtcggtcagtgggttacacctctgattgaacaattccaaacttataaagcctatgattaacattttttaaaaaaaatgtataaatgcaaaaaggaaaagggggcatgggataggggtttcctaagggggggggggaatggggataggggatgccatctgaagtgtaaataaaatatctaataaaaaaagtaaaaaaaaaaaaaaaagaaatatatcatCAGTTGAACTTCAACCACTAAACTGAACAAATGAGAAAGAGTTACACTACTAGATCGATGTAATCTCCCctaataagaatatatttttctgCTAAGATCTGAAATTTGTGTGTTAAACAGCCCTGGAGAAttgttctaaaaatgaaaattagtaCTTGTAGTGTATTGAGTAggattctggctcttacattagCGTAATCTACACTAACTTCAATGACATGCAGGCAAGTACTCACTGTAAAGTCTAGAGTAAATTATGAGCTCACAGCCTCTTATATTACTGCATCTTATGTAAATACTAATGGATAGGTCTTAGGTTTCTTATTGAAAACTTGTTATAAACAAATCACACTCTTTCAGGTACTAAAAGAGACTCAAAAAGATTCCACCACATGTTACAATCATAAGACAAATCACAAGGCTGTCTTGGACAAGACTGACCACCAAGGTGATGGAAATGTACAGGACCCTGAGAAGGTATTCACTGCCTCCAAGCAAGATCAAACATTATTTGAAGACTTGGCCAATGCTAACCAACATGAATTAAACCCATCTAAAAATATAATGGCCCAGAGCAACTGTTGTACTCAGAAGCATCAAGTGGACCCAGTAAACTTCAATCACATGGACAATAGGCTTCAAGGGACTAGAGTTAGGCACCAAGGAGACAATTTTAAACACAAATTCATTCTTAATATAGATGTTTTTTTTGATGCATTGGGAAAGACATTAGTTTCCCATAATATTTAACTACAAGTCTCCCAGTGTCCTATATCCTGTGGATCTTAGAAGACTCTCTTTTTAAGTTCTATAACCTCTTTgttaagcaagcaaacaaaggagATTAGAGACTGTAAATTAA
The nucleotide sequence above comes from Arvicanthis niloticus isolate mArvNil1 chromosome 17, mArvNil1.pat.X, whole genome shotgun sequence. Encoded proteins:
- the LOC117722272 gene encoding exocrine gland-secreted peptide 1-like, which translates into the protein MVPLPVMLFLITLLLPSMHTEGRVLKETQKDSTTCYNHKTNHKAVLDKTDHQGDGNVQDPEKVFTASKQDQTLFEDLANANQHELNPSKNIMAQSNCCTQKHQVDPVNFNHMDNRLQGTRVRHQGDNFKHKFILNIDVFFDALGKTLVSHNI